CGTTGGGAAGGAGATCGCCAGCGAGCATCTCGATCGTAAATTGGTCATATGGCATATTCGCATTGATCGCCGACACCAACCAATCACGCCAAGGCCAGGAAGTCCGTGTCTTCTCCTGTTGGTAGCCGTTGGAGTCGGAATACCGAGCCGCATCGAGCCACGCCGTCGCCATCCGCTCGCCGTACCGTGGCGAAGCTAACAACCGATCCACGACTTTCTCGTAGGCATTCGGCGAATCATCTGCCAGGAATGCGTCGACTTCGCTCGTTGTCGGTGGCAGACCGGTCAAATCCAGCGTCAAACGGCGGATCAACGTTTCTCGGGAAGCCGTTGGACTCGGTGAAAGAGGCGAAGTCGCCAACTTGCTTTGGATGAAGCGATCAATCGGGTTTTCGATACGAACTTCTTCGGAAACCATTGGGATCGACGGCTCCTGGACCGACTGAAAAGCCCAATGACCAGACCATTCTGCCCCCTCGGCAATCCATGTCCGGATCAGTTGCCTCTCGCGATCACTCAACTGTCGAACCGCTTCGGGCGGTGGCATCTGTTCGTAGTCGTGCTTCGAAGTGATTCTTCGGAGCAGCTCACTCTTGTCAGGAGCCCCCCGAACAACGATTCGCGGATCCCGCTCAGCGAACACATCGGCTGAAAGATCCAACCGCAGATCGGCCTCACGTTGCTCAGCATCGGGACCGTGACAGGTGAAACAAGCATCGGAGAGAATCGGGCGGATATCCCGGTCAAACTCGACCCGATCCGCTGCCGAAACGGCGGACGTCGAAAATTGCGTAATCGATTCGACAACGAAGATCGTCCAAAACGCAATACTTCGTAGCCGCACTTTCATTTTGGTTTCCCACATCGGTTGGCGTCGCGGAAAGTCATCGAAATGAATTTTCAAAATTATATCCATCGCCACTGGCAATTTCGAAGGACTGGTGAAAAATGTACGGATACGAACGACGAGTTTCGACCACATGTATTCCTTCATCCCAATACGACAAGTACACCTTTCAAATTAGCCGGTTGACCAATGTATCCGGTCAGAATATGGTAGGTATGATCCGCCTATGAAAGCCGGAGATGCCACCCTGCGCATTGGGAAACTGTAAATACGTACCGATGACCCTCGATTGGCTCACATCGTGTCGATACCGAATTGTCGCATCTTCATCTCTTGGCATCATCGAACATGAGCCTACTTGAACACTCACCTTCGGACAAACGGAGTAACCCAACAACTCCTCACCGAATTGTTGGAATCGGCGCGTCCGCCGGCGGTCTTCAATCACTGGGACGCTTTCTGAATTATGCATCAGCCAATACCGGGCTGTCCTACGTGATCATGCAGCACTTGTCGCCCAACCACAAGAGCTACATGGACGAGTTGCTCGCGAGGAATACGTCGCTACCAATTCGCACACCCCAGAATGGCGACCCGTTGGAAGTCGACACGATTTACCTCGCGTCGCCGGGCACCAAGTTAACTGTCGAGCAAGGTCGTTTTCGTGTCGAACCGATTCATCGTCGGAACGAACCGCCCCATGCGATCGACCATCTCTTTGAATCGCTGGCGAAAGCTTACGGGCCGCAGGCGGTTGGTGTCGTACTCTCGGGAACTGGATCCGATGGTGCTCGAGGCGTTCGCGCCATCCGTGCGGCTGGAGGGCAGGTTTTCGCCGAGTCCGTTGAATCCGCTCAGTTTTCTGGTATGCCCGAGGCTGCCGTCGACACAGGTTGCATTGAGAGCGTTCACAGTGCCGAAGACCTCATCGAAGCGATCGTGGGGCAAGAAGTGTCAAACGCAAGCATGCGTAACTCCTCCATAATGAAACCGGGACACGGTCCGGTTGTGCAACGTGAGGGGGTCGAGCGAATCTTCGAGCTACTGCAGCAAGACCACAACATCGACTTTAATAATTACAAGCCTGGCACGGTGTTGCGGAGGATCGAAAGACGCATCTCGATGAGGAACTTCGCCACCCTCGATGAGTATGTCGCGAATTTGGAGAATGACGCGGAAGAACGAAATGCGCTCTATCGGGACTTGTTGATTGGCGTCACCCAGTTTTTTCGTGACCGAAACGCGTTTGAACAACTCGCCCAGTATGTCTTGCCACGAATCTTCGAAAATGCGGCTTCCAACGAGCCGATTCGTGTTTGGGTGGCGGGTTGCGCGTCGGGTGAAGAAGCGTACTCCGTCGCAATTTTGTTGTCGGAACTCACTGAGGCTCACCGTCGACGCGGCGGATTTGTTGTGCTTGCAACGGATGCTCATGAAGATAGCGTCGCCCGGGCCAGTCGCGGCCTGTACTCCGAGGCGGCCCTTGATGGTGTCTCCGAAGAACGGCGAAAACGGTATTTTACGAAAACTGTCGAAGGCTATCGCGTCTCAGAAGAACTTCGGCAGAACGTCGTATTCACTCGTCACGATTTGCTCAAGAACGCCCCGTTCACAAAACTTGATCTCATCACTTGTCGCAATTTGCTGATCTATCTCGACACGAACGCACAACGTCGTGTTTTATCGTTCTTCCATTTTGGCCTGAAACACAAAGGCTATCTTTGGCTCGGTCCCAGTGAAACACTTGCGGACCTCGAGCAAGAATTCAGCACCGTCAACGGTCGTTGGCGAATGTTCCAAAAACGTCGAAACGTCCAAATCCCCGTGGACTTTCGATTCACACGGGAACTCCGCCAGCCGACCCAAATCGTCGCGCACGCAGACAACTCTCGGCAACGTGAACGCACGCAGTCGGCGTTGTTCAACCAGTTGCTCACGGACCATATGCCACCGAGCCTGCTCATCGACGAATCTCTCAAGGTGCTGCATTTGTTCGGCGATGTCGAATCATACATGCGGATCCGGAAAGGCAATTTTTCATCGAATGTGGACGACTTGATTTGCGACCAACTCCGAATTCCGGTCGCCGCTGCCGTGCAACGTGCGATCCGCGAAGAGTCAACGGTGCAATACCAGGACATTCCCTACGACAACGAGACCTTTCTGACGTTAAGAGTCGTCCCGCTCGAACAAAACCATAATGACCAAAAATGTTACCTTATCAAGTTTGAAGCAACAGCGGATACGCGGCCGGACGCCGAACGGAGCGTAAACTACAACCTCGATAATATTTCTGACGAACGCATCGAAACACTCCAACACAATCTTCGCGAGAGTCAAGAA
This portion of the Thalassoroseus pseudoceratinae genome encodes:
- a CDS encoding CheR family methyltransferase; the protein is MSLLEHSPSDKRSNPTTPHRIVGIGASAGGLQSLGRFLNYASANTGLSYVIMQHLSPNHKSYMDELLARNTSLPIRTPQNGDPLEVDTIYLASPGTKLTVEQGRFRVEPIHRRNEPPHAIDHLFESLAKAYGPQAVGVVLSGTGSDGARGVRAIRAAGGQVFAESVESAQFSGMPEAAVDTGCIESVHSAEDLIEAIVGQEVSNASMRNSSIMKPGHGPVVQREGVERIFELLQQDHNIDFNNYKPGTVLRRIERRISMRNFATLDEYVANLENDAEERNALYRDLLIGVTQFFRDRNAFEQLAQYVLPRIFENAASNEPIRVWVAGCASGEEAYSVAILLSELTEAHRRRGGFVVLATDAHEDSVARASRGLYSEAALDGVSEERRKRYFTKTVEGYRVSEELRQNVVFTRHDLLKNAPFTKLDLITCRNLLIYLDTNAQRRVLSFFHFGLKHKGYLWLGPSETLADLEQEFSTVNGRWRMFQKRRNVQIPVDFRFTRELRQPTQIVAHADNSRQRERTQSALFNQLLTDHMPPSLLIDESLKVLHLFGDVESYMRIRKGNFSSNVDDLICDQLRIPVAAAVQRAIREESTVQYQDIPYDNETFLTLRVVPLEQNHNDQKCYLIKFEATADTRPDAERSVNYNLDNISDERIETLQHNLRESQENLQASNEELEASNEELQASNEELHASNEELQSTNEELQSVNEELHTVNAEYQNRIDELTVLTNDMDHLLESTGVAMLLLDSDLRIRKWTPLIGKMLGTEPDGMHISIEQFSRDIAVPRLVEDAKTVFNGGEVGEYEFANENNQTILLRTLPYQMDGRIDGVIITLYDVSVLSQIQHELRDALARRDQFIAMVSHELRNPLGALVNALELAERAFDPSEPSNRPLKIISRQVQQMSRLLDDLLDVSRITSQKLVLDSQIFDLAEKTRDWAEAATHLLKDVEFRTEIPESPQIVNGDPMRLQQVVMNLLTNANRFTPKGGQVKLRLTSEDDHAVIQVQDNGIGIEPQDRNRIFDLFVQAGRVKESAGGGLGIGLLLVKSVVNLHGGTVNVHSEGLGHGSTFEVRIPLCQETHVTETPTDDDEWDKVVPCRIALVDDLPDNREMLADLLRLDGHEVFIAGDGEEGLSLIAEKKPDLAIIDIGLPVISGYEVARRLRSNMEFESLFLIALTGYGQPDDQQRAFEAGFDQHILKPLNINKLRQTLVMTQTRRYRDSSSGQND